CGATTACGCAGCGGGTTCTATCGCAGGTGAAACTGAAATCGTTACAATTAACATGAATGCAAGCGCTTCATACAAAATTAATGAACAGTTCAGTCTAGGCCTTGGCTTAAACTATGTTTATGCAGATGCTAAAGTTGTTCGTAATGCAGGTACTAACCCGTTTGGTTTACCAGCTAGCACGCAAATCGCTCACCTTGAAGGTGACGACTACGGCTTTGGTTGGAATATTGGTGCAATGTATCAGTTAGACGAAAACAGTCGTTTTGGTTTTAACTACCGTAGCGAAACTGATATCGACTTTGAAGGTGAGTACTCAAACCAACTTCCAGCAGCTGTTGGCGGCTTAGCGGGTACTGTAGTACCTGGTGAGTTAAAATTAACTTTACCAGCAATTGCTGAGTTCTCAGGTTCACACCAAATTGATAAGAAGCTTGGTGTACATTACAGCATCTTATGGACTGGTTGGGACAGCTTCCAAAAGTTAGAAGCTTATACACCAAGCCAAGAAACGCCAGTATTCTCTAAAGCAGAGAACTTCTCTGATTCAATGCGTTACTCTATTGGTACTGACTACCAATACAGCGATGCACTTTTACTTCGTGCAGGTATTGCCTACGATGAGTCGCCAGCAGACCAATCACACCTTTCAATCTCTATCCCTGATACAGATCGTTTTTGGTTCTCATTTGGTGGTAACTACGCATTTAGTGAAAACTCAAATGTTGATTTAGGTGTAAGTATCCTTCGTGGTAAAACACAGAACTTCTCAGAAAAAGACAGCTTAGCGGCTTCTTTAGGCCAAGATGTTTCATGGGAATATGAATCAAAAGGTCACGCAGTACTAGTTGGTGCTCAGTACAACTACAAATTTTAATTGTGACGCGACGTAAAGTCGCTGCTACAGAGCATTAAAAAGCCGCGCTATAACAATGTCATAGCGCGGCTTTTTTGTAAGCGTGATTTTATATCACGCTTAATTACTTGTAAGTTATAGACTTTCGATTTTCGCTTTTTGCGCTAATAGTTTGTCTTTCGCATCTGTAAATTCAGCCAGTTTAGCATGCTCTTTAGCAAGCACTGCTTCTGGTGCGTTATTTACGAACTTCTCGTTAGCTAACTTGTTTTGAACTTGTGCTAAGCCTTTTTCTGCTTTTTCAAGCTGCTTCGCGATACGAGCAAGTTCAGCTTCAACATCGATTAAGCCAGCCATTGGGATCATGATCTCAAGGTTGCCAACATACGAAGTTGCACACGCTGGTGCATCGTCTTTGTTATCAAGTAGCGTGAACTCCTCAAGCTTAGCAAGAGAAGCTAAGAATGCTTCGTTTTCCGTTAAGCGGCGCTTGTCTTCATCAGACGCGTTAGCAAGCAATACAGATAGAGGCTTACTTGGGCTGATATCCATTTCACCACGGATGTTACGAATAGCAAGAATGAATTGCTTAACCCACTCTAGGTCAGCCATCGCTTGGCTATCAACATTTGCTTCATTGTAAAGAGGGAAACCTTGAACCATGATGCTAGTGTTGGCAGTTTCGATACCTGCAAGTGGCGCAACACGTTGCCAAATCGTTTCAGTGATGTAAGGCATTAACGGGTGCATCAAGCGTAGTAGGCTTTCTAATACTGTGATTAAGGTATGACGAGTACCACGTTGTTGTGCTTCGTTACCTTTAAACAATACTGGTTTAGTAAGCTCTAGGTACCAGTCACAGAATTGGTTCCACGTGAACTCATAAATGGTGTTTGCTGCTAGATCAAAACGGTAGTTTTCTAGATGCTCAGTATAGGTTTTAACAGTTGCTTCAAATTGGCCTAAAATCCAACGATCAGCTAGTGAGTACTGTTTTTCAGCATCTGTAGCGAAGCCACAGTCTTGCTCTTCTGTATTCATTAATACGTAACGGCTCGCGTTCCATAGTTTGTTACAGAAGTTACGGTAACCTTCAAGACGATTCATATCCCAGTTGATATCACGACCCGTTGAAGCCATTGCCGCAAGGGTGAAACGCAGTGCGTCTGTACCGTGTGCTTCAATACCATTTTCGAATGTTTTACGGGTATTTTTCTCAATCTTCTTCGCCAGTTGTGGCTGCATCATGTTACCAGTGCGCTTTTCAACCAGGCTTTCAAGGTCGATACCGTCAATCATATCGATAGGATCAAGTACGTTACCTTTCGACTTAGACATCTTATCGCCGTTTTCATCACGGATAAGGCCAGTTACGTAAACGGTTTTAAATGGTACTTGTGGCTTGCCGTCTTCATCTTTGATGAAGTGCATGGTCATCATGATCATACGAGCAACCCAGAAGAAGATGATGTCGAAACCTGTTACCAATACGTCAGACGGGTGGAAAGTTTTTAAATCATCAGTGTTTGCCGGCCAGCCTTGCGTTGAGAAAGTCCAAAGCGCAGATGAGAACCAAGTATCTAAAACGTCTTCGTCTTGTTTAAGTGCAACATCATCAGCAAGGTTGTTATCGCGGCGTACTTCAGCTTCGTCACGACCAACGTATACGTTACCTTCGTTGTCGTACCAAGCAGGAATGCGGTGACCCCACCAAAGCTGACGTGAAATACACCAATCTTGTACGTCGTTCATCCACGAAAAGTACATGTTCTCGTATTGTTGAGGTACAAATTTAATATCGCCATTTTTAACTGCTTCTTTCGCAGGCTCTGCTAGAGGTGCTACGCGAACATACCATTGGTCTGTAAGAAGTGGCTCAATTACTACGCCAGAACGGTCACCGTAAGGTACCGTTAGGCTGTGATCTTCGATTTTTTCTAGTAGGCCAAGTTCTTCAAATTCAGCAACGATTGCTTTGCGAGCATCAAAGCGGTCAAGGCCGTGTAAACGCTCTGGAATTGGCGCATCTAACTCAAGCTCTTTACCGTCGAATGTGTAGCTTTCGCCTTCGCTTAATACAGCAGCATCTTTATTGAAGATGTTGATCATTGGTAGTTGGTGACGTTTACCCACTTCGTTATCGTTAAAGTCGTGGGCAGGCGTGATTTTCACACAACCTGTGCCTTTTTCCATGTCTGCATGCTCATCGGCAACAATTGGAATACGACGGTTTACGATAGGCAGTAAAATTTCTTTTCCGATTAGGTCTTGGTAACGCTCATCATCAGGGTTAACAGCAACACCTGAATCACCTAGCATTGTTTCAGGACGTGTTGTCGCAACAATGATGTAGTCTTTACCATCTTTGGTTTTTACGCCATCAGCAAGTGGGTAACGTAGGTTCCACATGTGACCTTGTTTGTCTTTGTTTTCAACTTCAAGATCAGAAATCGCTGTGTGTAGTTTAGGATCCCAGTTAACTAGGCGCTTACCACGGTAAATTAAATCTTCTTTGTGAAGACGTACAAATACTTCTTTAACTGCTTCAGAAAGGCCTTCGTCCATAGTGAAACGCTCACGGTCCCAATCTACAGAAGCGCCTAAACGACGTAATTGTTTAGTGATCGTGCCGCCTGAGTGGTTTTTCCATTCCCAGATTTTATCGATAAATGCATCACGGCCTAAGTCGTGACGTGTTTTACCTTCTTCAGCAGCAAGCTTACGCTCAACAAGCATTTGTGTTGCGATACCCGCGTGGTCAGTACCTACTTGCCATAATGTGTTGTTGCCTTGCATACGCTTTAAGCGCGTTAGCGTATCCATGATGGTATCTTGGAACGCGTGGCCCATGTGTAAGCTACCCGTGACGTTTGGTGGCGGGATCATAATTGAGTATGCGTCACCTTGGCCAGACGGTTTAAAGTAGCCATTTTCTTCCCAGCCTTGGTATAAAGACTGTTCAATATCTTGCGGATTATAGGTTTTATCCATTACACAGAACCTTAAATAAATGCTTAAATGTCAATTTCTTGCGTTGCAATATGGGCGCCCAGTTGGCGAAGCTTTTTAAACCGCTCACGGGCGGCTTGTTTAGCATTTGGCTCAACGGGTACGAAATCATAAACCTGCTGAAAACGACGGATAAAATCCGGTAGGTGTTCAGCTAAGTTGATTAATATTTTTCTGTTGCCGACAGGTGGAGTCATACCAATCTCAACCGGAGCGCCACCTTTAGGGCCTTCACCTTGTAAGTTGTGAGGTACGAAACTATCTGGTTCAAATGACCAAATAATGTCGTCGATTGTGTGGGCCGTGTCGGTGTTATCGGCGTAAATAAATACGCGATGACCTAGACGATACTGATCTGCAGCAATTTTGGCTGCAAGATCGAAAACAGCGTCTGCCGTTTGGTGGACACTATCATCTTGTTTTAGAACGTAAAATTGTGCGTTCATATTCATAGTGACTTTCGTCCCCACAGATACACAGATCAAAGCAGGGATTTTGACATAGAACGCGAATTGCTTCAATTAATAAGGCGCCATTTGGCGCCTTATTTAGGGTTAGTTTTAAGCTTTCGACAAGGCTTAATCGTGACTTGCTTCACTTATGCCCGCACGGTTTAACAAATACTGGGTTAACATAGGAACCGGACGACCAGTTGCACCTTTGTTTTTACCGCCGCTGCGCC
The nucleotide sequence above comes from Pseudoalteromonas shioyasakiensis. Encoded proteins:
- a CDS encoding outer membrane protein transport protein, giving the protein MKFTKTLIAASLAVVSADSFAAAFQLAEQNVSGLGRAYAGEAAVADDASVVARNPALMSLFKDKQISVAGIAVIPDVSLKGESAAYGLDKSSIDDDSIAPSAFIPAGYFTMPLNDKVSLGFGAFSNFGLSTEFKDDYAAGSIAGETEIVTINMNASASYKINEQFSLGLGLNYVYADAKVVRNAGTNPFGLPASTQIAHLEGDDYGFGWNIGAMYQLDENSRFGFNYRSETDIDFEGEYSNQLPAAVGGLAGTVVPGELKLTLPAIAEFSGSHQIDKKLGVHYSILWTGWDSFQKLEAYTPSQETPVFSKAENFSDSMRYSIGTDYQYSDALLLRAGIAYDESPADQSHLSISIPDTDRFWFSFGGNYAFSENSNVDLGVSILRGKTQNFSEKDSLAASLGQDVSWEYESKGHAVLVGAQYNYKF
- a CDS encoding valine--tRNA ligase, with product MDKTYNPQDIEQSLYQGWEENGYFKPSGQGDAYSIMIPPPNVTGSLHMGHAFQDTIMDTLTRLKRMQGNNTLWQVGTDHAGIATQMLVERKLAAEEGKTRHDLGRDAFIDKIWEWKNHSGGTITKQLRRLGASVDWDRERFTMDEGLSEAVKEVFVRLHKEDLIYRGKRLVNWDPKLHTAISDLEVENKDKQGHMWNLRYPLADGVKTKDGKDYIIVATTRPETMLGDSGVAVNPDDERYQDLIGKEILLPIVNRRIPIVADEHADMEKGTGCVKITPAHDFNDNEVGKRHQLPMINIFNKDAAVLSEGESYTFDGKELELDAPIPERLHGLDRFDARKAIVAEFEELGLLEKIEDHSLTVPYGDRSGVVIEPLLTDQWYVRVAPLAEPAKEAVKNGDIKFVPQQYENMYFSWMNDVQDWCISRQLWWGHRIPAWYDNEGNVYVGRDEAEVRRDNNLADDVALKQDEDVLDTWFSSALWTFSTQGWPANTDDLKTFHPSDVLVTGFDIIFFWVARMIMMTMHFIKDEDGKPQVPFKTVYVTGLIRDENGDKMSKSKGNVLDPIDMIDGIDLESLVEKRTGNMMQPQLAKKIEKNTRKTFENGIEAHGTDALRFTLAAMASTGRDINWDMNRLEGYRNFCNKLWNASRYVLMNTEEQDCGFATDAEKQYSLADRWILGQFEATVKTYTEHLENYRFDLAANTIYEFTWNQFCDWYLELTKPVLFKGNEAQQRGTRHTLITVLESLLRLMHPLMPYITETIWQRVAPLAGIETANTSIMVQGFPLYNEANVDSQAMADLEWVKQFILAIRNIRGEMDISPSKPLSVLLANASDEDKRRLTENEAFLASLAKLEEFTLLDNKDDAPACATSYVGNLEIMIPMAGLIDVEAELARIAKQLEKAEKGLAQVQNKLANEKFVNNAPEAVLAKEHAKLAEFTDAKDKLLAQKAKIESL
- a CDS encoding DNA polymerase III subunit chi, coding for MNMNAQFYVLKQDDSVHQTADAVFDLAAKIAADQYRLGHRVFIYADNTDTAHTIDDIIWSFEPDSFVPHNLQGEGPKGGAPVEIGMTPPVGNRKILINLAEHLPDFIRRFQQVYDFVPVEPNAKQAARERFKKLRQLGAHIATQEIDI